In one Nicotiana tomentosiformis chromosome 6, ASM39032v3, whole genome shotgun sequence genomic region, the following are encoded:
- the LOC138894800 gene encoding uncharacterized protein has product MHQNSTPYRPKANGDVEAANKNIKKILRKMVQGSRQWHEKLPFALLGYRTTVRTSIGETPYLLVYGTEAVIHAEVEIPSLRIVAEAEIDDDEWVKTRLEQLSLIDEKRLAAAEAKGKFAPNWQGPFIVTKVLPNDALYLINIEGERNLVCFARNPPSESMFQISSVLSFQDPHG; this is encoded by the exons ATGCATCAAAACTCCACTCCGTATCGTCCTAAGGCAAACGGAGATGTTGAAgctgctaacaagaacataaagaagatacttcgtaagatggtgcaaggttccaggcaatggcatgaaaagttaccttttgctttactgggttatcgcactactgttcgcacttcaataggtgaaactccttatttgctggtatatggaacCGAGGCAGTTATACATGCggaagttgagattccatccctGCGGATCGTTGctgaagctgaaattgatgatgatgagtgggtcaagacccggctagagcaattgagtttgattgatgaaaaacgattggcagca gctgaagctaaaggcaagttcgccccaaactggcagGGGCCGTTCATTGTGACAAAGGTGTTGCCCAATGATGCTTTGTATTTAATAAACATAGAAG GGGAAAGAAATCTTGTTTGCTTTGCCAGGAATCCTCCATCAGAAAGCATGTTCCAGATAAGttcagttttaagttttcaggaccctcatggataa
- the LOC138894801 gene encoding KNR4/SMI1 homolog, with product MIGKLREEVDVIKAESLKWKEGMDLFAGEKEVARAQLSSAKKQLQSMKEKSSIQVRRIEELEARLASELAKAESDAEKAKADADAFVAVYRADAEAAQIQVAELAKCRSRRESLEEIHDRGFDLTEEIKRAKELKADTEALASDDDDDDDDDDDDDGDGSKSGYESREASNGEETAPGDNQET from the exons atgatcgggaaactccgCGAGGAAGTTGATGTGATAAAAGCAGAgtccttgaagtggaaagaaggtatggacctcTTTGCTGGAGAGAAAGAggttgctcgagcccaattgtcatcggccaaAAAGCAgcttcaaagtatgaaggagaaaagctcgatTCAagtaagaagaatagaggagctcgaggctcggttggcctctgaactcgctaaggccgaatctgacgccgaaaaggcaaaggccgatgcggatgcattcgtggccgtttatcgggccgatgctgaagctgctcagatACAa GTTGCTgagcttgctaagtgccgatctcggagggagtccctcgaggagatccacgatcgaggtttcgacctcactgaagagataaaaagggctaaggAGCTCAAAGCCGAtactgaagccttggcttccgatgatgatgatgatgatgatgatgatgatgatgatgacggtgatgggagcaagagcgggtACGAGAGCAGGGAGGCGTCCaatggagaagagaccgcccccggggataaccaagaaacttag